One genomic region from Anopheles bellator chromosome 2, idAnoBellAS_SP24_06.2, whole genome shotgun sequence encodes:
- the LOC131207420 gene encoding uncharacterized protein LOC131207420: MCRNGRCVVWFVLATFVLSCNALEQTRASGRKLQAGVTAMDYNHLFGRGSAVADELAGESVKFSASKQHVLDLHHSLRKVVDATSAGNWRPRKPLPKPKLSASSRSRINNRSMTRFSEVEIPAGMQQIDAPPPPPPPPPPAKQPPVQKRTTNVTGLAELFQSAEKSRGIENFFWKYFVDSDVSASIEDDDDDGTTDVLDAEGNMLYEDGGLDLSAEARKKKFQIKKKYKKFLIPLLLAYKIKFLALVPAIIGGLILLVKSAGLAGFFFALFTAVVSLKKY; encoded by the exons ATGTGCCGAAACGGTCGGTGCGTGGTGTGGTTCGTGCTGGCAACGTTCGTGCTTTCGTGCAACGCCCTGGAGCAGACGCGGGCCAGCGGACGAAAGCTACAGGCCGGTGTCACGGCCATGGACTACAACCATCTGTTCGGCCGGGGCTCGGCCGTCGCCGACGAGCTGGCTGGGGAAAGCGTAAAATTCAGTGCCAGCAAACAGCACGTGCTCGATCTGCATCACTCGCTGCGGAAGGTTGTCGACGCTACGAGCGCCGGTAATTGGCGGCCCCGGAAACCGCTGCCCAAGCCCAAGCTGTcggccagcagccggagccgcATCAACAATCGGTCAATGACTCGGTTCTCGGAGGTCGAGATTCCGGCCGGAATGCAGCAGATAGatgctccgccgccgccgccgccaccgccgccaccggcgaagcAGCCTCCGGTGCAGAAGCGGACGACCAACGTTACGGGGCTGGCGGAGCTTTTCCAGAGTGCCGAAAAATCCCGTGGTATCGAGAACTTTTTCTGGAAGTACTTCGTCGACAGCG ACGTCTCCGCCTCTatcgaagacgacgacgacgacggcacgacGGATGTGTTAGATGCGGAAGGCAACATGCTGTACGAGGATGGAGGGCTGGACCTTAGCGCCGAGGCGCGGAAGAAGAAGTTTCAGATCAAGAAGAAGTACAAAAAGTTTCTGATCCCATTGTTGCTGGCGTACAAAATAAAGTTCCTAGCGCTGGTGCCGGCGATCATCGGCGGCCTGATACTGCTGGTGAAGTCGGCCGGCCTGGCAGGCTTTTTCTTTGCGCTCTTCACGGCCGTCGTCAGCCTCAAGAAGTACTAA
- the LOC131207422 gene encoding uncharacterized protein LOC131207422 yields MNWCRCLLLLSGVLAVCGAPGNGQNETPEARVTHLDLLRRLTSLRGVDIRKNLRSLRELAMQHGLIRASGVNRTSVVASREEQSAEMEESSQETASEPGQDLTATVEGRKKGGGGGGGSNNIVVANGGGGGLGGHDDISISIEDGGNKKGKRGKKGKKGKKHRRRKRKGWKKHMKKAVPIGVGILALKALLLHFLLKKLVMATALSLLLSKKSLLVSSLIALKLLLQHPHTNDKSESSKLEVVHIPIRKETGFHKKHQQQKYAAGKLKQLAPPAAPASTAKPAIAFEQFEQFVDQHPIQHAHQQMADFGGKYIPLGYETNHFHFDATPTSFNEALGGAQNVDQFFDDTDELQFDRKDGWDGWSGWNRGEEPKRYQGHEAGYGWDDYGPQPQDYQQPAPASSYNSYQEHQQQLAFAGNRSKYGAVLDEYGGVAGGRQQTVNRRKRKF; encoded by the exons ATGAACTGGTGCCGGTGTCTGCTTCTGCTGTCCGGGGTGTTGGCGGTTTGTGGCGCACCGGGAAACGGCCAGAATGAAACGCCAGAAGCGCGTGTGACACACTTGGACTTGCTGCGACGGTTAACGAGTCTGCGCGGGGTTGACATTCGGAAAAATCTTCGATCACTGCGGGAGCTCGCCATGCAGCACGGGCTTATTAGGGCGAGTGGCGTGAACCGTACCAGTGTTGTGGCAAGCAGAGAAGAGCAATCCGCCGAGATGGAAGAATCGTCGCAGGAGACCGCGTCTGAACCGGGTCAGGATCTAACGGCCACCGTAGAAG GTCGTAAAaagggtggcggcggcggcggcggaagtaACAACATCGTTGTGGCCAATGGTGGAGGTGGCGGCCTCGGTGGACACGACGACATTTCCATCAGCATCGAAGACGGTGGCAACAAGAAGGGAAAACGGGGCAAGAAGGGCAAGAAGGGCAAGAAGCACCGCAGGCGGAAGCGTAAGGGCTGGAAGAAGCACATGAAGAAGGCGGTCCCGATCGGTGTGGGCATTCTGGCGCTGAAGGCGTTACTGCTACACTTTCTGCTAAAGAAGCTGGTGATGGCCACGgcgctgtcgctgctgctgagcaAGAAATCGTTGCTGGTGTCTTCGCTGATCGCGCTCAAACTTCTGCTCCAGCATCCGCACACGAACGACAAGAGCGAGAGCAGCAAGCTGGAGGTGGTGCATATTCCGATACGCAAGGAGACCGGCTTCCACAagaagcaccagcagcagaagtaTGCGGCCGGCAAGCTGAAGCAACTGgctccaccggcggccccggccagcACGGCGAAGCCAGCGATcgcgttcgagcagttcgagcagtttgtCGACCAGCACCCAATCCAGCACGCGCACCAGCAGATGGCGGACTTCGGCGGCAAGTACATCCCGCTCGGTTACGAGACCAATCACTTTCATTTCGACGCTACACCGACCTCGTTCAATGAGGCGCTGGGAGGTGCACAGAACGTGGACCAGTTCTTCGACGACACCGACGAGTTGCAGTTCGACCGGAAGGACGGATGGGACGGCTGGAGCGGCTGGAATCGCGGCGAGGAGCCCAAGCGATACCAGGGACACGAAGCCGGTTACGGGTGGGATGATTACGGTCCGCAGCCCCAGGATTATCAACAGCCCGCGCCCGCGTCATCGTACAACTCGTACCAggagcaccaacagcagctggCATTTGCCGGCAACCGGAGCAAATACGGAGCGGTTCTGGACGAGTATGGCGGTGTGGCCGGTGGGCGCCAGCAGACGGTCAACAggagaaagcgaaagttcTAA
- the LOC131211036 gene encoding uncharacterized protein LOC131211036, giving the protein MKVFIAIAALVAVAVAAPAPADQSASASAGGAFSMMAKYFGTCLDSDEMGTCFAVKGITALNRAARAANIELAPGVTFARDPSVPAERTGKAISENEIISTLPADSEQKTDALFDLAIDSAKRLFSARSVQFKLPEEATDSIARSLEEGRLLKKGKKLKKVLGPLVLALGGKLFALLPLFLGGVALLAIKALLVSKVAFVLAAVLAAQKFLGGGGGSPLNLLSKVAGGASAGLGGGVAAGGGAGGWSSGAATSGWSNGGAASAQYPYARSYDTAQELAYSGQAPAQ; this is encoded by the exons ATGAAAGTGTTTATCGCAATCGCCGCcctggtggccgtggccgtcgctgccccggccccggcagaCCAGagtgccagcgccagcgccggcggAGCGTTCAGCATGATGGCCAAGTACTTTGGCACCTGCCTGGATAGCGACGAGATGGGCACCTGTTTCGCCGTCAAGGGCATCACCGCCCTGAACCGGGCGGCCCGTGCCGCCAACATCGAGCTGGCCCCGGGTGTGACGTTCGCAAG AGAcccgtcggtgccggcggaGCGCACCGGAAAGGCCATCTCGGAGAACGAGATCATCAGCACGCTGCCGGCCGACTCGGAGCAGAAGACGGACGCCCTGTTCGACCTGGCCATCGACTCCGCCAAGCGGCTGTTCAGTGCCCGCTCGGTCCAGTTCAAGCTGCCGGAGGAGGCGACCGACAGCATTGCCCGCTCGCTGGAGGAAGGTAGACTGTTGAAGAAAG GCAAGAAGCTGAAGAAGGTGCTCGGCCCGCTCGTCCTCGCCCTCGGCGGCAAGCTGTTCGCCCTGCTGCCCCTGTTCCTCGGTGGCGTCGCCCTGCTCGCCATCAAGGCGCTGCTCGTCTCGAAGGTCGCGTTCGTGCTGGCCGCCGTCCTGGCGGCCCAGAAGTtcctcggcggtggcggcggatcGCCCCTGAACCTGCTCTCGAaggtggccggtggcgcgTCGGCCGGCCTCGGAGGCGGCGttgcggccggcggtggtgccggcggctGGTCGTCCGGAGCCGCCACGTCCGGCTGGTCGAACGGCGGAGCCGCCTCGGCCCAGTACCCGTACGCCCGCAGCTACGACACCGCCCAGGAGCTGGCGTACAGTGGCCAGGCTCCGGCCCAGtaa
- the LOC131207423 gene encoding uncharacterized protein LOC131207423, whose amino-acid sequence MAPQRNGVLVAVLAVVAFGALVGAETSKEETSVIQLIDEIDGEQRFPLFGGLTVERSVDYDGGRSFAGRSNEDLADRAVRYLSSHTLKFHVPSDENTVEEARSSRLKKMLLPLLLALKFKMAVVLPVLLAIVKFISLKGLIAGLLALKFSIFTVLKDLFEKKKERVTTAYITSAQPVNAEIVHQDWNRNGQAAAHELAYGAYPYSTLA is encoded by the exons ATGGCCCCCCAGCGAAATGGTGTTCTGGTCGCGGTTCTAGCGGTGGTTGCCTTCGGGGCACTGGTCGGTGCCGAGACCTCCAAGGAGGAGACCAGCGTGATCCAGCTCATCGACGAGATCGATGGGGAACAGCGGTTCCCACTGTTCGGTGGATTGACCGTCGAGCGATCGGTCGACTACGACGGTGGCCGCTCCTTTGCCGGCCGCTCGAACGAAGATCTGGCCGATCGGGCAGTGCGCTATCTGAGCTCCCACACGCTGAAGTTCCACGTGCCGTCGGATGAAAACACCGTCGAAG AAGCTCGTAGCAGCCGCCTGAAGAAaatgctgttgccgctgctgctggcgctgaaGTTTAAAATGGCCGTTGTGCTGCCCGTTCTGCTCGCCATCGTGAAGTTCATCTCACTCAAGGGACTCATCGCCGGTCTGCTGGCGCTGAAGTTTTCCA TCTTCACCGTCCTGAAGGATCTGttcgagaagaagaaagagcGCGTGACCACGGCCTACATCACCAGCGCCCAGCCGGTGAACGCGGAGATCGTCCACCAGGACTGGAACCGCAACGGCCAGGCTGCGGCCCACGAGCTGGCCTACGGTGCCTACCCGTACTCGACGCTCGCTTAA
- the LOC131207424 gene encoding uncharacterized protein LOC131207424: MRSYIETLLALGVVLGLGLLSGVQYVEGVIGGSAGGSVFSSSKKMCEQRYNVNCLKLELVSFLERVTNQKEYDLMAGVSVVRDPGANVTKTADLIAEVTRIFPTNPEKRLDEFLLTKLNDYLQTHSLRLKFIDSDAFEKAREVFIGRKGKLGKKGGLETLIAGAMMMKGTLAAVGLGALALIAGKALMTGLLALMLAAIVGLKSLAGGGGGGHKSTTYEIVAKPMYSHSHSEHDEVAHGHTGYGGYGRAYDLAYGGQKPH, translated from the exons ATGCGTTCTTACATCGAGACTCTGCTTGCCCTAGGTGTCGTGCTGGGCTTGGGCCTCCTGAGCGGTGTGCAGTACGTGGAGGGCGTAATCGGTGGCAGTGCCGGTGGGTCTGTGTTTTCTTCGTCGAAAAAGATGTGCGAACAGCGGTACAACGTCAACTGTTTGAAGCTGGAGCTCGTCTCGTTCCTGGAGCGCGTCACCAACCAGAAGGAGTACGATCTGATGGCCGGCGTAAGTGTGGTGCGTGATCCGGGCGCAAACGTCACCAAGACGGCCGATCTGATCGCGGAGGTGACGCGCATCTTTCCCACGAATCCCGAGAAACGGCTGGACGAGTTCCTGCTGACCAAGCTGAACGACTATCTGCAGACGCACTCGCTGCGGCTGAAGTTCATCGACAGTGACGCGTTCGAGAAGGCACGGGAAGTGTTCATCGGCCGCAAGGGCAAGCTGGGCAAGAAGGGTGGCCTGGAAACGCTGATCGCCGGCGCTATGATGATGAAAG GTACCTTGGCAGCCGTTGGGCTGGGAGCTTTGGCGTTGATCGCGGGAAAAGCTTTGATGACGGGACTGCTGGCCCTGATGCTGGCCGCGATCGTTGGCCTGAAATCGttggctggtggcggtggtggtggccacaagtCCACCACGTACGAGATCGTGGCGAAGCCGATGTACTCGCATTCCCACTCGGAGCACGACGAGGTGGCGCACGGGCACACGGGCTACGGGGGGTACGGAAGGGCCTACGATCTGGCCTACGGTGGCCAAAAGCCCCACTAA